ATCCCTCATGCTTGCTGACAGTGGAGGGGATTCACATGCTGTGTGATGACATGGAACGTGAAGTAACAACAGGCTGAAATTCCAGACAAACagaagcaaacagcagagaaagtgCATGGAAAAGACAAGCGGCACTACACAGTGAGTGGCTGTTTACATACCCTGATGAGTTTTGCTACATGTGTCTTTCCACTGCCAGGCAGCCCTCTCATTATGATTACAATCTGAAACAAAGATCATGTAAGATGGTAAGATACTGTACCACATTTAACAGAAtctcttttgcaaaaattttcttccagaaaattaTGTGGTCTGGGCTCACATTTTTGCATATCATCAAGCAAAGCCAGTACCATGCCGTACTGTCTATTTTACCAATCAGGTTGTAAGGAATGGCAGTAGCTCTACTGAATAAGAGTATGTGATGTCAATAACCTCAGCAGCTTATACTGTGTAAGATGTTATAGATCTGGTTCAGATAAAACTAACTGAATGAAACACTTTAAAGCTTGAATCttgttctttcttcatttatacGGTGCATTGCCAAATCTCTGAGTCTGTCTAAAGCCAAGACTTTCCTCTAATACATCAAAAACCCAAGTGAAGATCTCAGAAGAGTCTAAAATACATTATCATTACCCGCTAATAGGAATTTCATCTTAGCATTCCCAGGAAGTTTACATCTCTCATGGACTCCTAATAGCTATGCTACAACACCGTAGGCATTTGCAAAGGAACGAAGAGAACTTCCAGAGCTTCCTCAAATGTAGGCTTGTTCCCAACATATTACACTCACGAGCATTTTATCTGAATAGAGACCTCACAGAAACCCAGTCGCTGCTTTCAGATTGCATACTCACCCTCTCTGGCCTGCTATCCCGTCCGGGTGGCTTCAAAATATCATCTACATTTTTAGATTCTGGCTTCCTCTCCACTCTGGGAGCAGGTGGTGGCTGACGGGGAATTGATGGAGCAGAAATAGGAATCCTTTCCTCAGGGTAATTTCTACGATCACCTTCAAATTCCAGTGTTTGGACAGAAGAATTTTCTTagttcagtaaaataaaaaaattaagatgttCATACCCAGCTGAGCTGATTTAAACATACCTTCATTATTTTAGGATAAATTCACAGATTTGTCCTCCCCAAGTAATTAAAATTTATAACCTTGAACCTATTGCaatcaaagacattttttatcAGAGCATATAACTGTTGTGTTCCTGATATCATCACCACTGAGAAACAAAATTACATGACGCCGCCCAAATAAAATTTCCTGAATTACATATTCTGAACAAGGAAATACTGCAAATCAATTAATCATCTCCCAATTAATCTTCCCGTCTGTGGgtcaatatttttcataatattcTAGCATGGCTTCAAGGTTGAGAAACTTTACCTCCAAACATGGAAGGCCCATGATCATATGCTGGACGATCCGTCTTTCGTTCATATGGTGGTCTTTCAAAACCACCCCGCCTGGAGGAGGGATGGTCTTTCTTGTCACGATAAGATGGAGTCCTTGAAGGTGTAGTAGGAAGAACCCTGTTAAAAGagtattttgtgtatttctaCTATGGATTCCAGAGAGAAATAAACATGTACCTCAAAGGCAAAATAGACAGCCTGATACCCAACACAGCCAGAATTGTATTGATTTCAATAGTGTTCCAAAAGAATGTACCTGTCATCTCGTGGATGCCGCTCTTTCTCATATCTCTCCCTTTCGTAGTCCACAGAACCACGGTCTCTGTGCAATTCTCGCTCTCTCTTGAAATCCCGATGATCTGTATTAGAATTACCTGGACGCTCAAAATAAGGCTCACGATCTCTTTCTCTGTTGTAACGACCGAGGTGCTCTAAAAGGAGAAACCCATGGAAATCCAAACTACTAAAACATACTTTggattctttattatttttgaaggaaaagcaacaaacaaGAGTGCAAGAAAAGTATACAGAAACATATGAGGCGGGGGCTAGAATGGACTTAATCAGCCACTGAATCTCTTTCCCAAACTGTAACAGACAACCATACCATGAAATCCTACTTAAAGCTACAAAACGGAATTTTTAAAGTGGTTAGGTCATTGACTGCATTACTCCTCTTGACAATATAAACTGTTATTCTTATGGgcctctgaagaaaataaagtggcTCTAGCTTAAACAAGAGTTGCTTagttaaaaatacacttttagTATCTTACAACTTTTCTTAAGAGCTAACTAACTGTCTGAGAGCTAGCCAAGCACTCCCTAcctttttgaaatgtttgcCTCTCCGGTAGAGGTTCTGGACGCAGGGTTACCCTCTCCCCATATGGAATCTGTTCCACTTTACTGGTGGTTATATctggttaaaaataatttaaaaaataattaaggtCTTAAAATACccctcttctgtttcctttcttctgccATGAAATGTAATCAGCCAATGGCATTAAAAATGACTGGAATAACTTaccaaattttcttttaatggatAACACAAAAAGACCTATACATAAATACACAACACCATGGTTTTCAAAGtctgaagtgtgtgtgtgtgtgtgtgtgtgtgtgtaagcaTGTGTACCGCTTTATCTTAAGAATGGGacttctgccttttctggtgACTTCAGGTAGCATGCCTGGTCAGAATATTATGAACATTAAAATGCTGTGAAAGTCAATAACTCATAGAACTACTGTAATGCCAAGAATATTAATTGATTAGATTCCTAACAGTGACAATATTTCCAAcagcttttattaaaacatcTACTTAACGGAATTGATATGACTTCAATTCATGTTATGGCACCTTagggagagaaaaaatgctCTTTAAATGACAACACACAATTTAAAAACTTATTTACAATATGATTTTACTCCTGTTAAAGAATGAGGgaaattaattatattaaaaaaatagtgttgAATTTTAGCTTTGATAACCCCAATACTAAAAATCAGAGCCCTTCCCTGTTTATATGTTAAATGCCTGTTTAGTGTGCATGCCCTTCAGAACCAGgacttttcctccctccctgtcTAGAGGGTACCTCACACTCATCAAGCAGTATGTTAATAATGCAAACACCAGTCCCATTCCGCTATAAATTACTAAGTCATACCTAAGAACTCTAACAATCTGAAGTACTTTCTAGCAGTTATTTTCATACTCAGTTACAAAGGGATTAAGGGTATCCAAGTATCAGTATCAATCTAAATATAAACCACTGATGCGATCACATCAGTTGGTGTTCCTCAGAAGCAGATGAGGCTATAACCATTCAGTTCAAATGAAATAGCTCATTATCacaacactgaagaaaacattaaactcACAGCTGGAGGTTACAGACTAATGCATTGCTTAGCGTTAGATCGCAGCGTAGGCAGCCTACAGGTCAAGTGCAGAGTAGCATGCTTTGCATCCCACACTCCTTTAGAAAGAAGCTAGGAGGACTAATTAGTTCTCCATTACAGAACAAACAAATATACTGTAATACCCACCTCGTCCGTGGCCATAATCTACAGTTTGCTGAATTACAGGTGCTTTAGGAACCGGTGGAATAACTGGAGGAAGGGACATTGGTACGGTTGACGGAACAGAAGTGTGAATATCAGGTACTTTCACAGGTGAGGAGACAGGTGGAGGCATCATTGACTCCTGTTTACACAACTCATACTCCATATTTGCTCCTTTATCCTCATTTGTGTCCCAGAGTCCGTGGAAAGAATCCTCATCCCAGCGTTCCTGTTCCACAGCAGAAGGTGATGGGTTTAAAGACTGACCATGACTTGGGGTTGTGGTTGGAGTAGAAACTGGAGCATGTGGCCTTGTCATAGGTGTAGCAGGCCTTGTCAGTGGGGCACTTGGTCTTGTCACAGGGGTGGGCTGTCTGAACAACACGGGAGGCTTTATAATAACAGCAGGAGAAGGTTTAATAGCTTGGGCTTCTACTGGTGCCTCTGAAGATAGCTGAGAAGAGACCTAGATGCAGAAAGCACTTTTAATGTAGATCTGTAACCTAACCTCCTCTCATCCTCTGTAAGTCAATAAGCACAATGGCAACTGGTAATCAAATTATCAGCATTTTCTAGTACCTCCATCAAGGTGCTACAGGTAGGAGGACAGTATTTCAAGAACTGCTGGCCTGAATTAATTTGGTGTTTGTTCACAATGTGAGGGTTTAAATACTATTTATCTTCTCCTTCAAAATAACCTTACCAATTTAAGCTCCAGCAGACCTATCTCAGTTCAAAAGTGTCTACAACAGTGTTATTCCCAAAGACTCCTGCTGTCTGCAAAGATTCCTGCTGTctgtaaagaggctgaaaaagTCTGAAAGTAGGGCAGCTTGGAGAGGCACAAAAGAATTGATAAGGCCAGCTTCTTTTTGGAAGTCACTGGAAAAATTCCCGGAGAGCAGAATCACCTGGAAACCCATTAATGCAATCAACATCAGATCGACATAAGAAATGGGGAGGTCTTGCCcagtggaaaaaaccaaacaaaacaacacaacaaaaccccttCCTGAATCAAACATCCCCATGGAACCCCACGTGCTGTGTCACAACAGTCTTTTCAGCACTACAGCAGATGCCAAGTTACAGGCAGCCTTATCAGCAAGATGCCACAAAACTTGCAGAATGGTTGTAGATACAAAGCTGAACTTTGTAGGAACAGTTCAAAGCCACAGCAGAAGTCTGAAGGCAGGAATCCCAAAAAAGACAACAGTTGTCTGAATATCTCTAGACAGATGGATGAAGTAGTCTGAGACACAAAATATCAAAGTTGAGTAAATTCACTTCCTAAAGGCATCAACATATCTGCAGTTCTTGGTAGCAAATTGGTTccattattttactttatagACACTGTAAACAAGGAAAAGGACAactaagcaaaagaaaacttgcaGTGCCTCATTCACTGCATAACACTTCCCTAGAGGGAGGGACAAACAAAGCGTGGTTGGGCTAAATGTCAGACCCAGAGGTCAGTACACCTAAATTTACTGGTACCAGGAACTTTGGGGCTAAGACGTGATGAAGAATAAAGACTGTGCATCAGCTCAGGTATCTCCTGCAACATACATTTAACAAAATTGTTTATTCATTCTAGGAAGGATTTATAAACCTGAGTTAATATGACAGGAGAAGTTCAGTCGTTTTCTGACCTGGTATGAATTATcaaaaaaactccaaatatAAGCAGCTGAGAAGAGTTCTCAGAACCAACCAGGAGATTAAGCAGCTGAGGAATAACTTGCATCACAACAGGAGATGAAGTCACGGAAGTACACAAACATCAGCTTCCATGCACTTTATGATATTCCAGAAGGTAATGAGAATTCCTAATAagacagcaaacaaaaagcTAATGCCCCCTCTACATTAAAATATCTTGGTTTTTTGATGGACTAATCCTCAAATTTCTCTCTTTAACTTCTTGAAAGAAGCGAGAGCTCTTAAAGtagaaaaagcagagcaagacTGAAAGACAGCATCAGAACCTAGTTAGGCAGGGAACAGGAGGGTCTTCCCATGAGCCTTATGCCCCTGTTTTGGAACAGCTCACCATTTCTTGCGTATCATCCCACAGCAGTCTGGGCTGTTGAGCCCCAATGGGTCATGCTCAGAAGACATGGTGGACTGAATGAATAAGAAAGGTTTTGGAAAATCTAAAGAAACTATGAAGTTGCTTCGCCTCAACAGAAGATCGATGAGGTTGAAAGGGCTGCTCGGGAAGCATCGCGCAGAGAAGTTTGACTAACAGATCGAAGAGCTGATCTGACATACACATTAACTGTAATTGCTACCAGCACGTTATTAAGTTAACACAAGATTAATTTACCTGAAAGGCACCCGGTCTTGTGCTTATGTTCTGTGATCTAGGAGCGTCCTGTGTGGAAATGTCAGGTTTAAACTCTTTCAACTTCTGTAGCTGCTCTTTTTGCTCTCTGCACATGAATCACAAGGAAGTGTTATCAGTCTGTagcttaaatgaaaaaaatcaaagaaatcaACGCTCACAGTGAAAACCACATACTGCAGTAGCATCATGGGCGAAgtccaaagaagaaaaggacGCAGCAGGCTTTACACGGTCAACACTATGATTCGGAAATCCCTGTTTCACATTTACCTAACGACGGAGGTATTTTATACATTAGCTGCCTCCTTTTTCGATCACATATTTCCTCTGCAACATATAGTTACGCTTTTGTGCTTGGCCAGAATCACTCCAATTTGACAGTAAAGAGCAAAGCTAGATCTTAGTTTCTGACACCACCTTCTGCAAACCAGAGCCCAGTGGAGATGTGTGCCTAAGTTGCTCTCAGCAACTTGCTCTGGGTTGCACACTAACAAGACTGAGGCCAACACAAAGCACAACAGAGACtccaacatttaaaaacaaagaagtgATGTTAGCTTTTGTTTCCTTGGTTTACATATCAAAATGTTACCTAGTCCATGGAGCAGAGACCAGGACCAGTAGTGAATACCACAACCACTGGATTACAAAGATCCATCTAATcaatattatttcctttcaatttcTATTTGCATCTCTTTTATCCAgttttttaaattgctaatAACTCTTTGTTTATATGATTGCATGTATTGAAGTAGTGCCCAAAGAACAACTAAGAGTGGGACCCCTCTGTAACAGGTAGAACAGAGGCCACTCTGACTAGCAACCCATCTATTTGGTGTCCAGTGAGAAGGGATCCAAAGTGCTGCATTAGTACAAAGAGTCAACTGAGCAATTGCTAGCCCTTGAAAGGCCTTCTTTACACTTGGCTTAGGAAAAATTCAGCAGGTTACAAACACAGCGCAGCATGCAGCTCAGAGTCTGCTGTTTTATACACAATAAAAGCAAAGCCAGATGAAGGCTCTACCTTTGGAGATGAAAGTATTTATGCACCACACTACTGGTATAACTCCTGGCTCAAAAAACATCATAAGTAGTCTCTATTAACATTTTTCCTACTGTCTAGATTGGGGTCACCTGCTTATAAGAACCTGATGAGAAGTACCAGCATAactgattttggtttttgtttattgatCATGTttacatttctcctttttactgGCTTAGAAAGAGGTGTATGTATCTACTTTcttacataaaacattttactttctACGTTTAAATATTTCAGCCCTAATACATTATTCACTTGGGCAGCGATTCCCAAACTACGGTCCCTAGATTAAGTCCACCGGCTTGCAGCCAGCCACATTAAACAGCAACACATATGCCTGGCAacctgaggcaaaaaaaaaaaaagtcaggaagcTGAAAAGGATGTGTTGCTCCAAAACTTTTGGCAAATCTTGCTTTATAACACAGATTTCACAGTTACTAATACCTGTTGAATTAATCTAATTGcagcaaaaaattaaattcttcagaATAAAAGTCCTTCCCTCTTTAACATtacttttcttgcattttggtATGCAACTAAGGCCTTCCATATGTCACAGATGCTTAACAATTTTATATGTCTGTAAACAAGACAGCTTCAAGAGAAGTGCAAAATGTCTCTGAATCTTTCAAAATGGCTTAATCAAAATGCACTAATAATAACCACAGATTAGTTTTAATTGCCTATTATTTTAGCATAATATCTTGTTTATGAAATTAAAACCCCATCTTCACTAGGCACCAATTCTTAGCTCTCTCAGTAACTCATGAATAGGATGAACCACATGACCCTCTGCCTTCAAgatgctttctctttcctctacAATCTTCTCTGAAAGATCTCATTCACTGAAAATagtaaaaaacttttttttttttaatgaatacatTTAATGCATCAAATCATAACAAAAGCACTTGGAGAGATGGTACGTGCTCTATTCATTCTTACATTACTAAATTTACTGAGCCCTAGGATGTTTCTGAATGTTTAAGAGGATATGCTATtccttgttttgaaaaaaaacacctaTTGAGGCTTAGCGAGTCTAGTAGCTGCTTTCTAAAATGTGGTCTTGGTGAACTCTTGCATTCATATCCTCCTGATTGTTATCACTGCTGTTATGCTGATCATCAGAACTCAGATCAACCAAACTTGACAAAATTATTCACTGATGATGCTGGATTTCAAATGAGGGAGcactgtagaaagaaaaaactcacatatgctttaattaaaaagtaagcAGTATCTAAAAATTAAATAGGTTCCATTGTGTGAATTAAGAACCACATCAATCTAGATCTAAACAGGTAagtattaaaatgcaattatcAACGAGCTTACCTGACACTaataaaaagactgaaaagcaaTTACCAACAAGCTCACTTGAGGGTAACAAAAAGATTGGCCAGGTGATGTGGACAGATCTCTTCCTGGAAAGTAACAAACGGACAACGCCATATTCACTGGGAAAGGGACAACCACctatttaaggaaaaagagTCGATCCACAAACGCTGTAATGGAGGTACTCCAAACAACTTGTTCCACATGAGCTCCTACTATCATGCTGTGGTGAAAAGAAATGACGCCTTTACTGCATAAATCAAAGAATtaggaaagaagcagcatctCCATAGAAGCACCACACTATTCTCATAGCTATGCTTTAAATATTCTGTGGAACAGCCACAAAGGGGAAACAGAACATACTTAAGGAGCATGAACATAAGCACCACTGTGAAAAAGGTTCTCATAGCATCTATCTTGCAACTCCATTACTGAGTAAGTGTCCAAAAAGGTGGTTCCAAAAGCTTGCTAAGGTCCTGACTTTTACAAAAGGACATGAGAACAATTCTTCCTTCCAAAACCACAGTGAACATTATTTTCAGGTTTGGAAAAGCATCTGAGTAAGTGAGACACAATAAACTCCTGGTACTGGAAACTAAGAAGCCTTCCACCACAAACACAGGTGCCTTGTTGACATAACTCATTCATTCTACGAATAGATAAAGTGTGATCCCAGTGTCAAATCAGAAGTCAGTGTCAGCAAAAACTTTTTACATTAAATTAGTTTATAgcaaattagttttaaaatcaCTACTACTtatatgtgaaataaaataaaatgcaagaatACTTATAAATGCATACTTTGTTCTATGAGAAAGGCATGCAGAGAAGAGGGAGTCAATAATCAATAAAAAATGCTCTGAATCTCAGCCCATTCCTGATTAAGATTTTGAAAACTTCACTCATAGCCAAATTGCCCATATGGCTGTCTATAGCTACACCTGACTTGCATATGTAATAGCTGAAATTGGAGGGCGATTCATAATCCCAAGGAAAGCTTGGGATGTCAAAATTTAGCTACTCCTAGTCAAACCCAGAATATTTAATTTGTGttggaaggaaaggggaagatAGGTCAGAAATACGAAAATTAATGCATTACAACATACTAACACATTGTAACAAACATTTATCACAAAGATATccaaaaggaaattaatgtCCTCCACATCAGTGAAGTGTACCAATTCAAAAGTTCAGtgttctaggaaaaaaaaatgcaacatctACCACAATGGATAAAGAAAATCTAATAAGCCTATTTAGCAATTTCTCTCTCACCCAAAAGTGACAGAACCGGGCAACTCACCGAAGCATTTTGAGCTCCTGGGCAGCCTTCAGAATTATCTCATGTTGTCTTTGGCTAAGGACCATCACTCCTCGCAAGGACTGGTCAGAGTCCAGGTTTGAATCTGCTCCCAGCATATCAGAGGAATgtgaaggtggaggaagggatgAACTTGGACGATCATCCAAAGACCGCAGTCTGTCTCCATCATCTGGATACCACCTATCTGACAACCGTTCCCTCTCCCAGTCAGTCCTTTCAGGAAGGTAGTCTTGCTTCTCCCGCCATGTGTCGTATCTCTCTGGATATTCTCGAATCCTCAGCTCCCCCCTGTCTCGGAGGTCTCTGTCGTAATGATCTCTGTTCCTGTCCTCCCTCCACCTATCTTCACGGTATCTGTCCAGAGGTGGAAGAGGTGGTAATGGTGGCAGAGAGGGAATATCCAGGTCACGACTCCCCATTTCTCTGTCATCCATAGGTCTCATGTCCCAGTCTCTATCCCATTCTCTATCTCTATCTTGATCATAAATATCTGAGGATCTTCCAGTCCTGTCTAGATCTCTCTCTAGCTCCCTTTCTCTTGGTCTTTTCCAGTCATCCCACCATGAATCTCGTCTGTCATGATCAGATGATAAAGGAGGTAGTGGTGGTAGAGGAGATAATGGAGGTAATGACTGGTGGGATTGCAACCTGTCATCTCTGTCATATGCATCTACAGAATCATCCTGGTAATCCGAGCTGTGATCTCTCCAGTACCGTTCTCTTTCCCAGTCATCCAATCGTTCATGCTCCAAAGAATGGTCATCTTGACTATCTAAAGGAAATTCCTCCTGCATTCTATCATCTTCATGACCCCAAGAACCCCTGAATGTCTCATCTCGATGATATGGAGGCAATTTATCAGGGTGATCTCCTAGGTGAATGGGTTTATCTATATTGCATGTTTCAGATCTTCCTGCTTCCCTCTCCCGGCTACCTGACCTCCTCATGGGACCTCTCTCGCGGCTACCTGCCTGCCTGACCGGGCCCCTCTCCCGGCTACCCGCCCGCCTGACCGGGCCCCTCTCCCGGCTACCCGCCTGTCGCATGGGCTCCCTCTCCCGGCTACCCGCCCGCCTGACTGGGCCTCTCTCTTGGCTACCTGCCCGTCCCCTGTCGCGGCTGCCTGTCCGCCCAGCTAGCTCTCTGTCTCGGCTAGAGAACATCCTCTCGTGGCTATCTGATCGTCCACCCAGTCCCCGCTCTCGGCTGCCAGACCGTCCATCTGGCatcctctccctgctgcctgaCCGCCTATCAGGCatcctctccctgctgcctgctctcCGGAACATCCCTCTGCCACGGATGGATGCCTGCCTAGCCTGCCCTCTGCCTCTGTATACGTATCCTCTGCCACGGCCATCGTCCATCCTGCCCATTCCCCGGCCGTGGCCATCATCCATCCTGCCCATTCCCCAACCACCATCCATCCTTCCCATCCCTCGGCCACCATCCATCCTTCTCATCCCCCTTCCACGGCCCATTCCCCAGCCACGGCCATCCCCCTGCCCTCTGCCACGGCCATCATCCAGTCTGCCTTGACCCCTTCCTCTGTTTCCTGGTCCCTTGCCTCTGTCTTCATGCATAAACGGCCCTTTTCCCCTGCCTTCTGGTTCAGGTAGGTCCTGGGTGCTATCTGAAGCAATCAACTGGCCATCTGGGGACTCCACCTCCTGATCTCCTGTTACAGGGGTTACTGCATCACCTGTTCTTGCAGTATCTGACTGCAAAGCTACAGGGTTACTAGAAAGGGATgttgatttctggttttgaatagGTGGAGTAGGTGCTTTGGACTCTTCTACTTGCTGGTTAGGATCATGTGAACTCCATGTCCACTTTTTAGGAGGGTCTGAAACAGTTTCTTTGACTTCAGGTTTGGATGGTTCCTGTTGAGTGTTTGTCAGGTCCTCATTCGGCTCAATGGGACCTGTACTCTGCGCATCGGGAGTAGATTGTGTTCTGCTTACAGTCTGCTGATCAGCAGCTACGTCTGAaaaagtttctttgttttctgactCTGAGTCTGTCtgtgactgctgctgctgctgccccaaaTGGGGCCTGGGACCCCTCCATCGTGGACCACTCTGTCGGGAACCATGTCCATGTGATGCATTTGTTGAAGTATAAAATTGTCCTGCTGGTCCTCGTGGGATAGTCCCCCATCTACTTGAAGACTGTCCATCTGTATTCTGTCGGTCAAAACGTGATCTGTATCCTTCTGAGCGCTGGGAGTCAAAACGAGGCCCTCTCTGTCTTGAGCCTTCAAATCTGTCATATCCTCTTCCTCGAGGTCCATCAAATCTATAGATGACATAACGGCAATTTCATTCAAACAAACATGTCAAATCAAAATCCCCTGAAAGACAGTTTCATCCACCCCCAAAGTCACTTCTAACTGCTGAATCCTAGTGTGCCTTAGGATCAGCCCCTACTGAACCAGTGCAGAAGCACAGAGACATGTTCTTCAAATCAATATTGTCCACTGAAGAACAGTTTAAGCCACTTGC
Above is a window of Caloenas nicobarica isolate bCalNic1 chromosome 5, bCalNic1.hap1, whole genome shotgun sequence DNA encoding:
- the YLPM1 gene encoding YLP motif-containing protein 1 isoform X4 — protein: MYPAWGLYGAAGHYPPPPTSIPPPPLPIPPPSVPPPAVPPMPLPSYPPPGPAPAAPPPTGTSGFLSLQEQHLAQLQQLQQMHQKQLQSVLLGPPPPPGPPPPGLPPPPLPGSFTDWQQPPPSVPPPVRSYQKQFAHREPPPARKPPSAARDRDGQEPPGGHGDWGEPVPSEPVPMDMELSSPPQSPQPAAQAYLPPAQAYLPPPQAEPYLPPAQSPPLQPYLPRAQASQPPPSFSEPPPSYLEPPPATASQPYLPPPAQGYMAHPEPYLLSSQASPSQPAQPSLAPSIPPPAKPSQTHFPPPQPSLALPAAAQPEPVQGAAKEADGSEQPDPSTMTPQEQQQYWYQQHLLSLQQRAKAHAQGQQQMKGPVVKDASEQRGKSEEGIMSTSAQQSEPPPLNESLPPTSKEDESSLTSTETQLNIEPPDDPEEDLRLQQLQAAAAQWQQHPHHRVGFQYQRIMQKHAQLQQIVQQYQQIMQQPPHLETMSVDMQLRHYEAQQKQFQQLHKDWERSMNQQWQHQLQTYPHKDQLQEYEKQWKAWDEQMKVTQSHLQEKVSSLQNLKNQYPANVSLPPPFVPYSQTTQGGIPVMPPTLPSTTPPLVPPPLSSVSQLSNSSVPSGSSSQSSQSTETSRPALLPTPGTYASKITSSTVYSPYHSQVSSSFGSSDHGKSQVHLSKQTVSISSEQGCGDLKATSSVSSTHAPAMQDKPVRSGGLLPDPPRSARFESPRGPRFDGPRGRGYDRFEGSRQRGPRFDSQRSEGYRSRFDRQNTDGQSSSRWGTIPRGPAGQFYTSTNASHGHGSRQSGPRWRGPRPHLGQQQQQSQTDSESENKETFSDVAADQQTVSRTQSTPDAQSTGPIEPNEDLTNTQQEPSKPEVKETVSDPPKKWTWSSHDPNQQVEESKAPTPPIQNQKSTSLSSNPVALQSDTARTGDAVTPVTGDQEVESPDGQLIASDSTQDLPEPEGRGKGPFMHEDRGKGPGNRGRGQGRLDDGRGRGQGDGRGWGMGRGRGMRRMDGGRGMGRMDGGWGMGRMDDGHGRGMGRMDDGRGRGYVYRGRGQARQASIRGRGMFRRAGSRERMPDRRSGSRERMPDGRSGSRERGLGGRSDSHERMFSSRDRELAGRTGSRDRGRAGSQERGPVRRAGSREREPMRQAGSRERGPVRRAGSRERGPVRQAGSRERGPMRRSGSREREAGRSETCNIDKPIHLGDHPDKLPPYHRDETFRGSWGHEDDRMQEEFPLDSQDDHSLEHERLDDWERERYWRDHSSDYQDDSVDAYDRDDRLQSHQSLPPLSPLPPLPPLSSDHDRRDSWWDDWKRPRERELERDLDRTGRSSDIYDQDRDREWDRDWDMRPMDDREMGSRDLDIPSLPPLPPLPPLDRYREDRWREDRNRDHYDRDLRDRGELRIREYPERYDTWREKQDYLPERTDWERERLSDRWYPDDGDRLRSLDDRPSSSLPPPSHSSDMLGADSNLDSDQSLRGVMVLSQRQHEIILKAAQELKMLREQKEQLQKLKEFKPDISTQDAPRSQNISTRPGAFQVSSQLSSEAPVEAQAIKPSPAVIIKPPVLFRQPTPVTRPSAPLTRPATPMTRPHAPVSTPTTTPSHGQSLNPSPSAVEQERWDEDSFHGLWDTNEDKGANMEYELCKQESMMPPPVSSPVKVPDIHTSVPSTVPMSLPPVIPPVPKAPVIQQTVDYGHGRDITTSKVEQIPYGERVTLRPEPLPERQTFQKEHLGRYNRERDREPYFERPGNSNTDHRDFKRERELHRDRGSVDYERERYEKERHPRDDRVLPTTPSRTPSYRDKKDHPSSRRGGFERPPYERKTDRPAYDHGPSMFGENSSVQTLEFEGDRRNYPEERIPISAPSIPRQPPPAPRVERKPESKNVDDILKPPGRDSRPERIVIIMRGLPGSGKTHVAKLIRDKEVECGGPAPRVLSLDDYFITEVEKEERDPDTGKKVKKKVMEYEYEAEMEETYRTSMFKTFKKTLDDGFFPFIILDAINDRVRHFEQFWSAAKTKGFEVYLAEMSADNQTCSKRNIHGRKLKDISRMSDHWEAAPRHMMRLDIRSLLQDAAIEEVEMEDFDANIEDQKEEVKKDTAEEEESELGYIPKSKWEMDTSEAKLVLSSRRRAIFLWRLSFKFGRFNLQKKKNLN